One genomic region from Electrophorus electricus isolate fEleEle1 chromosome 25, fEleEle1.pri, whole genome shotgun sequence encodes:
- the slc39a10 gene encoding zinc transporter ZIP10, with protein sequence MRVHAHTKFCFLCVLTLLFHQCSHCHDGSHHHHHHHHHHQQHDDNHEHYDRVHSDLQISKASYTGLLDHPAPKSQGEAAEHEQLFYIQQLFRRYGQQDRLDFSGFQNLLLSLGLGEVRLVGLQHEDLGHDHVAHLDLLEVQEGLHSHSAGHTHPHPKSHSPHHHHQHSHGEDPGAQPTKQGSCSSSGGAGPTVDSRSHEQRSHDLDKDSDHDHHGHEHELDLAQTRNADHDHTHTSYEHLHDTDPTRDGYQPQQLDHTNPHDRSHDHDQQDNDSKQEHNDLGHDHDPGMPLDGSHSHGELVDETQRFHLHDHHHHHKHPHPHNHHHTPHTADQTRPTPATQVSRLPSPGTPDSQSLTYTRSPAEMTEGARRLSKDRRRNRNKISHVPDATVIPEVDVSGSDHHHDDHDRGDHSQSQSRKGKREIPEEMTSVNISTLAVHFEDMGHQHEECLNLTQLLHHYGLSPDSLISPSQFTYLCPALLYQIDSRLCIRHYHQVDVQETPPLSVWIWVCGFVSITLISLLSLLGVVLVPVLNQACFKFLLTFLVALAVGTLSGDALLHLLPHSQGGHDHSHGEHRVEGEDMDLLTEFDSMWKGLTALAGIYLLFIIEHCINMVKHYKDQGGRFCRRKKKSEEGKIGRKLSDHKLNRRSDAEWMHLRPLTEGSHNDTQLTEVQPPDSPSKTSLSTSDMENAHQGEAVAVKENGRKAKAKRNSHHGHSHHGHCHSDKDMQDAGIASIAWMVIMGDGMHNFSDGLAIGAAFSANITGGISTSVAVFCHELPHELGDFAVLLKAGMSVKQAIVYNLLSALMAYFGMVIGTAVGQYTHNVTSWIFAVTAGMFLYVALVDMLPEMLHGDSEEHKRCHLGHFVLQNMGMLTGFAIMLLIAIFEDQIVLDFNF encoded by the exons ATGAGAGTTCACGCGCACACCAAGTTCTGCTTCCTCTGTGTCCTTACCCTCCTGTTCCATCAGTGCTCTCACTGCCATGATGGcagccaccaccaccaccaccaccaccaccaccaccagcagcatGATGACAACCACGAGCACTACGACCGCGTGCACAGCGATCTCCAGATATCGAAGGCGTCCTACACGGGCCTGTTGGATCACCCGGCGCCCAAGAGCCAGGGAGAGGCAGCTGAGCATGAGCAGCTGTTCTACATTCAGCAGCTGTTCCGGCGATACGGTCAGCAAGACCGTCTGGACTTCAGTGGCTTCCAGAACCTGCTGCTGAGTTTGGGCCTGGGTGAGGTACGGCTAGTCGGGCTGCAGCACGAGGACCTGGGCCACGACCACGTGGCccacctggacctgctggaagTGCAAGAAGGCCTTCACTCTCATTCAGCTGgtcatacacacccacacccaaagtCCCactccccccaccaccaccaccagcactCCCACGGAGAGGACCCAGGGGCACAGCCCACCAAACAGGGGTCCTGTAGCTCCTCAGGTGGAGCTGGACCCACTGTAGACAGCAGGTCGCATGAACAGCGCAGTCATGATCTCGACAAGGACAGCGACCATGATCATCACGGACACGAGCATGAACTGGACCTCGCTCAGACCCGAAATGCTGACCATGACCACACGCACACCAGCTATGAGCACTTACACGATACTGACCCTACGAGAGACGGTTACCAGCCTCAACAGCTTGACCACACAAACCCCCATGACCGCTCACATGACCATGACCAACAGGACAATGACAGTAAACAAGAACACAACGATCTCGGTCATGACCATGATCCTGGAATGCCTTTAGATGGCTCCCACAGCCACGGTGAGCTTGTAGATGAAACACAGCGCTTTCATCTACAtgaccatcaccaccatcacaagcacccccaccctcacaaccaccaccacactccacacaccgCAGACCAGACCAGGCCTACACCGGCCACCCAGGTGTCCAGGCTCCCAAGTCCTGGAACTCCTGATTCCCAGTCTCTGACTTACACACGGTCACCTGCTGAAATGACCGAGGGGGCCAGAAGGCTGTCAAAAGATAGACGGCGCAATCGAAATAAAATTTCCCATGTGCCTGACGCTACAGTCATTCCTGAGGTCGACGTTAGCGGGAGTGACCATCACCATGATGACCATGACCGTGGTGACCATTCTCAGAGTCAGTCACGCAAGGGGAAAAGGGAGATACCAGAAGAGATGACCAGTGTAAACATCTCAACTCTGGCTGTACATTTTGAGGACATGGGGCACCAGCATGAGGAG tGTTTAAACCTAACCCAGCTACTGCACCACTATGGCCTGAGCCCTGATTCGCTCATCTCCCCATCTCAGTTCACGTACCTGTGTCCAGCCTTGCTCTATCAGATAGATAGCCGGCTGTGCATTCGCCATTACCACCAGGTCGACGTTCAGGAAACCCCCCCGCTCTCAG TGTGGATCTGGGTGTGTGGCTTTGTGTCCATCACACTCATCAGCTTGCTGTCTCTGCTCGGCGTGGTGCTGGTGCCCGTCCTCAACCAGGCCTGCTTCAAGTTCCTGCTCACCTTCCTGGTGGCGCTGGCTGTGGGTACTCTGAGCGGTGACGCCCTCCTCCATCTGCTGCCTCAT TCTCAAGGAGGCCACGACCACAGTCACGGGGAGCACAGAGTTGAGGGAGAAGATATGGACCTGCTCACGGAGTTCGACAGTATGTGGAAGGGACTGACCGCGCTGGCAGGAATCTACCTGCTCTTCATCATTGAGCACTGCATCAATATGGTCAAACATTACAAAGACCAAGGG GGTCGCTTCTGTCgaagaaaaaagaagagtgaGGAAGGAAAGATTGGGAGGAAGTTGTCTGATCACAAGCTAAACCGGCGCTCGGACGCTGAGTGGATGCATTTGAGACCGTTGACTGAGG GCTCACACAACGACACCCAGCTTACCGAGGTCCAGCCTCCTGATTCCCCCAGCAAGACTTCGTTGTCCACGTCGGATATGGAGAACGCCCACCAGGGAGAGGCCGTGGCTGTCAAGGAGAATGGCAGGAAGGCCAAGGCAAAGAGGAACTCCCACCACGGGCACTCCCACCACGGGCACTGCCACTCAGACAAAGACATGCAGGATGCTGGCATAGCCAGCATTGCCTGGATGGTCATCATGGGCGATGGCATGCACAACTTCAGCGATGGACTAGCCATTG GTGCTGCTTTTAGTGCCAACATAACAGGAGGCATCAGTACATCTGTTGCAGTTTTCTGCCATGAGCTGCCCCATGAACTGG GTGACTTTGCAGTGCTGTTGAAGGCTGGTATGTCCGTGAAGCAGGCGATTGTGTATAATTTGCTGTCGGCCCTTATGGCCTACTTCGGTATGGTGATCGGCACAGCGGTGGGccagtacacacacaatgtcaccAGCTGGATCTTCGCTGTCACTGCTGGAATGTTCCTTTACGTTGCCTTGGTGGACATG CTGCCTGAGATGCTACACGGTGACAGTGAGGAACACAAGCGGTGTCACTTGGGCCACTTCGTGCTGCAGAACATGGGCATGCTCACAGGCTTCGCCATCATGCTGCTCATTGCCATCTTTGAGGACCAGATCGTGCTGGACTTCAACTTCTAG